Proteins encoded within one genomic window of Chloroflexota bacterium:
- the ftsH gene encoding ATP-dependent zinc metalloprotease FtsH, translating into MLVLVVGTVALLAAVLISPSSTGTAHSYTSFLQDVQNGTVVSIVQQDKTLTVKQSTGQYTVVVPGLLADAYPDIVAAAKAGGKPTPDLTADVPADTSWFLSLLGILLPVVVIVGFIIFMMRQAQGTNNQALSFGKSRARMFLGNKTVVTFADVAGVDEAKTELQEVVEFLKYPEKFNSLGARIPRGVLLVGPPGTGKTLMARAVAGEAGVPFFSISGSEFVEMFVGVGASRVRDLFDQAKRNSPCIVFVDEIDAVGRQRGAGLGGSHDEREQTLNQILVEMDGFDTNTNVIVVAATNRPDVLDPALLRPGRFDRQVILDRPDMRGRTAILKVHTKGKPLDKTIDVEGIARRSPGFSGADLANLVNEAAILAARRNKKVIAMPEFQEALERIVAGPERKSRVISDVEKGIIAFHEGGHAVVQRILPKCDPVSKVTIISRGMALGYTMALPTEDRYLQSKSEFEDKIAGLLGGNAAERLVFGDTTTGASNDIEKATDLARRMVTEFGMSDKLGPLSFGKRDELVFLGREIGEQRNYSDDVAKTIDDEVRAIIDRAYDRAMEVLVTHRDRLQTLAEKLVAEETVDSEEFEKIFADLPPKEDPRGGTPLIAAAPVTPRTPNAPAAPGPSTGPAPAPAPSPA; encoded by the coding sequence ATGCTCGTGCTCGTCGTGGGCACCGTTGCGCTCCTCGCCGCCGTGCTCATCAGCCCGAGCAGCACCGGCACCGCCCACTCGTACACCTCGTTCCTCCAGGACGTCCAGAACGGGACCGTCGTCTCGATCGTCCAGCAGGACAAGACGCTCACGGTGAAGCAGTCGACCGGTCAGTACACGGTCGTCGTCCCGGGTCTCCTCGCGGACGCCTATCCGGACATCGTCGCGGCGGCGAAGGCCGGCGGCAAGCCCACCCCGGACCTGACCGCGGATGTCCCCGCGGACACCTCGTGGTTCCTCTCGCTCCTTGGCATCCTGCTTCCGGTCGTCGTCATCGTCGGCTTCATCATCTTCATGATGCGGCAGGCGCAGGGGACGAATAACCAGGCGCTGAGCTTCGGCAAGAGCCGGGCCCGCATGTTCCTCGGCAACAAGACGGTCGTGACGTTCGCGGACGTGGCGGGCGTGGACGAGGCAAAGACGGAGCTCCAGGAGGTCGTGGAGTTCCTCAAATACCCCGAGAAATTCAACTCGCTCGGCGCGCGGATCCCGCGCGGCGTCCTTCTCGTCGGCCCTCCCGGAACCGGCAAGACCCTCATGGCCCGGGCCGTCGCCGGTGAGGCCGGCGTCCCGTTCTTCAGCATCTCCGGTTCGGAGTTCGTCGAGATGTTCGTCGGCGTCGGCGCTTCACGGGTCCGCGACCTGTTCGATCAGGCCAAGCGGAACTCCCCGTGCATCGTCTTCGTCGACGAGATCGACGCCGTCGGTCGTCAGCGCGGGGCGGGCCTCGGCGGCAGCCACGACGAGCGCGAGCAGACGCTCAACCAGATCCTCGTCGAGATGGACGGCTTCGACACGAACACGAATGTCATCGTCGTCGCGGCGACGAACCGGCCGGACGTGCTCGACCCGGCCTTGCTCCGGCCGGGCCGCTTCGACCGCCAGGTCATCCTCGACCGCCCGGACATGCGGGGTCGGACGGCGATCCTCAAGGTCCACACGAAGGGCAAGCCACTCGACAAGACCATCGACGTCGAAGGCATCGCCCGGCGATCGCCCGGCTTCTCCGGAGCGGACCTCGCGAACCTCGTCAACGAGGCGGCGATCCTCGCCGCGCGCCGCAACAAGAAGGTCATCGCGATGCCGGAGTTCCAGGAGGCGCTCGAACGGATCGTCGCCGGCCCGGAGCGGAAGAGCCGGGTCATTAGCGATGTCGAGAAGGGGATCATCGCCTTCCACGAGGGCGGCCACGCGGTGGTCCAGCGGATCCTCCCGAAATGCGACCCGGTCTCCAAGGTGACGATCATCAGCCGTGGCATGGCCCTCGGCTACACGATGGCCCTGCCGACGGAGGATCGGTACCTGCAGAGCAAGTCGGAGTTCGAGGACAAGATCGCCGGTCTCCTCGGCGGCAACGCCGCCGAGCGGCTCGTGTTCGGTGACACGACCACGGGGGCGAGCAACGACATCGAGAAGGCGACGGACCTCGCGCGCCGGATGGTCACCGAGTTCGGCATGAGCGACAAGCTCGGTCCGTTGAGCTTCGGCAAGCGGGACGAGCTCGTCTTCCTCGGCCGCGAGATCGGCGAGCAGCGGAACTACAGCGACGATGTGGCGAAGACGATCGACGACGAGGTCCGGGCGATCATCGATCGGGCATACGATCGGGCGATGGAGGTCCTCGTGACCCATCGCGACCGGCTCCAGACGCTGGCCGAGAAGCTCGTCGCGGAGGAGACGGTGGACTCGGAGGAATTCGAGAAGATCTTCGCGGACCTGCCGCCCAAGGAGGATCCGCGCGGCGGAACACCCTTGATCGCCGCTGCGCCGGTGACGCCGCGGACGCCGAACGCGCCCGCCGCTCCGGGCCCGTCGACCGGTCCGGCTCCGGCGCCCGCGCCGAGCCCGGCGTGA
- a CDS encoding nucleotidyl transferase AbiEii/AbiGii toxin family protein: protein MNTTQTGAKLIEFLQLAFLQVLPTRLPIADYVVKGGANMRLFYESRRRSQDIDLDYVGTAFWKIEDKVDETLDSRAFRDLLRLAGVEMADLTKPKQTDTTRRWKFAVVGSGARLNSKIEFSSRNAADPEYALEAARSDIGRAAGLRVVKANHYLATAAIRQKIRALAERSETEPRDVFDLDLLFAGNPDAVKAGDVDGVLVGKAIDAAFAIPFEAFADLVVDYLEEEFVEIYNRPEVWDEMVTTVAGHLERLR from the coding sequence GTGAACACCACGCAGACGGGCGCCAAGCTCATCGAGTTCCTCCAGCTGGCGTTCCTCCAGGTCCTGCCAACGCGCCTGCCCATCGCGGACTATGTCGTGAAGGGTGGCGCGAACATGCGTCTCTTCTACGAGAGCCGCCGCCGGTCGCAGGACATCGATCTCGACTACGTGGGCACTGCGTTCTGGAAGATCGAGGACAAGGTCGACGAGACGCTCGACTCTCGAGCGTTCCGCGACCTGCTACGGCTTGCCGGTGTCGAGATGGCCGACCTGACGAAGCCGAAACAGACCGACACGACCCGGAGATGGAAGTTCGCCGTCGTCGGGAGCGGGGCCAGACTCAACTCCAAGATCGAGTTCTCGTCCCGGAACGCCGCCGATCCGGAGTACGCCCTTGAGGCCGCACGGTCGGACATCGGGCGGGCCGCCGGTCTCCGTGTCGTGAAGGCCAACCACTACCTGGCCACCGCCGCCATTCGGCAGAAGATCCGGGCCCTCGCCGAGCGCTCGGAGACCGAGCCGCGCGACGTCTTCGATCTCGACCTCCTGTTCGCCGGGAACCCGGACGCGGTCAAGGCCGGTGATGTCGACGGGGTACTTGTCGGCAAGGCCATCGACGCGGCGTTTGCGATCCCGTTCGAGGCCTTCGCGGACCTCGTCGTCGACTACCTCGAAGAGGAGTTCGTCGAGATCTACAACCGGCCAGAGGTGTGGGACGAGATGGTGACCACGGTCGCCGGCCATCTGGAGCGACTGCGATGA
- a CDS encoding DEAD/DEAH box helicase, whose product MRTYAPLDTAAVLARILAEPSLAATVVHHETIAAREAAWEDLPSWLDPRIAAGLRTRGIDRLYTHQAEAIDAIRAGRDTVVVTATASGKTLCYAIPTLQAIADDPGSRALWLFPTKALGQDQVAEFSALAGAAGLTVSTATYDGDTPAPIRSTIRDAGQVVVTNPDMLHASILPHHTKWFQLFEQLRYIVIDELHTYRGVFGSHVANVLRRLLRLCAHYGSHPVIVCCSATIGNPAELAGLLTGRPVELVTRNGAPSGERHLLLVEPPLLDPATGARGSALTLAQRWALPFLRADRQTVVFGRSRTAVELLLTGIREALREHAGPRSRIRGYRGGYLPTERRAIERGLRDGEVLGVVSTNALELGVDIGRLDAAILAGYPGSVAATWQQIGRAGRRSGVSVAVLVAAGSPVDRYIVHHPEFLLAGTPEEARADPDNLHILLAHLKAATFELPFEPDERFGRDGVADLLAFLAEEGHVRQAGDGRWYWSSENFPAASISLRTAASENVVIVDTTPDRPRVIGEVDMFSAPTLVHEDAIYLHESAQFHVDRLDWDERKAYVRRVDVEHYTQADAAVTLKPLDVFATAPVPGGTRAHGEVMVASLATIYKKLRFTTNENIGWGRIHLPEIELQTTAYWLTLGRPQGAWSRRELDIALLGAGRAIQAVAAILLMVDPRDLGLVSQVRSPHHEAPTIYLYDGVPGGVGLAERLYERHDELIEGAASLVASCPCDAGCPACTGPRLEPDVDARASALRLLGEIVGLGTRGAIGGATVR is encoded by the coding sequence TTGCGGACCTACGCCCCGCTCGATACCGCTGCCGTGCTCGCGAGGATCCTCGCTGAGCCGTCGCTCGCCGCGACCGTCGTCCACCATGAGACGATCGCCGCTCGCGAAGCCGCCTGGGAGGACCTGCCGTCGTGGCTGGATCCCCGCATCGCCGCCGGTCTTCGGACGCGCGGCATCGATCGGCTCTACACGCACCAGGCAGAGGCGATCGACGCGATCCGCGCCGGGCGCGACACCGTCGTCGTCACGGCCACGGCGTCGGGCAAGACGCTGTGCTATGCGATACCGACGCTCCAGGCGATCGCGGATGATCCCGGATCTCGCGCGCTCTGGCTCTTCCCGACGAAGGCCCTCGGTCAGGACCAGGTCGCCGAGTTCTCGGCCCTCGCCGGAGCGGCCGGCCTGACGGTCTCGACGGCGACCTACGACGGCGACACGCCGGCCCCCATCCGGTCCACGATCCGTGACGCCGGGCAGGTCGTGGTGACCAACCCGGACATGCTCCACGCATCGATCCTCCCCCACCACACGAAGTGGTTCCAGCTCTTCGAGCAGCTGCGGTACATCGTCATCGACGAGCTGCACACGTATCGCGGCGTATTCGGCAGCCACGTCGCGAACGTGCTGCGTCGACTCCTCCGCCTGTGCGCCCACTACGGCTCGCACCCGGTCATCGTCTGCTGCTCCGCGACGATCGGGAACCCGGCCGAGCTCGCCGGCCTCCTCACCGGCCGGCCGGTGGAGCTCGTCACCCGCAACGGGGCGCCGTCCGGCGAGCGGCATCTCCTCCTCGTCGAACCGCCGCTCCTCGATCCCGCCACCGGCGCCCGGGGATCGGCCCTCACCCTGGCCCAGCGATGGGCCCTCCCGTTCCTCCGCGCCGACCGCCAGACCGTCGTGTTCGGTCGATCGCGGACGGCCGTCGAGCTCCTCCTCACCGGCATCCGCGAGGCGCTCCGCGAGCATGCCGGCCCCCGATCGCGGATCCGCGGCTATCGAGGCGGGTACCTGCCGACGGAGCGTCGGGCGATCGAGCGAGGCCTCCGCGACGGCGAGGTGCTCGGGGTCGTGAGCACGAACGCCCTCGAGCTCGGCGTCGACATTGGCCGCCTGGACGCCGCGATCCTCGCCGGTTATCCGGGATCCGTCGCCGCCACGTGGCAGCAGATCGGCCGGGCAGGCCGGAGGTCCGGGGTGAGCGTCGCCGTCCTTGTCGCCGCCGGTTCACCCGTCGACCGCTACATCGTCCACCACCCGGAGTTCCTCCTCGCCGGCACGCCGGAGGAGGCGCGGGCGGACCCCGACAACCTCCACATCCTGCTCGCCCATCTCAAGGCGGCGACCTTCGAGCTTCCATTCGAGCCGGACGAACGGTTCGGGCGCGACGGCGTGGCCGACCTCCTCGCGTTCCTCGCCGAGGAGGGCCACGTCCGTCAGGCCGGCGACGGTCGCTGGTACTGGTCGTCGGAGAACTTCCCCGCCGCCTCGATCTCGCTGCGGACGGCCGCCTCGGAGAATGTCGTCATCGTGGACACGACACCCGATCGGCCGCGGGTCATCGGCGAGGTCGACATGTTCTCCGCGCCGACGCTCGTCCACGAGGATGCCATCTACCTCCACGAGTCGGCGCAGTTCCACGTGGACCGCCTCGATTGGGACGAGCGGAAGGCGTACGTCCGGCGGGTGGACGTCGAGCACTACACGCAGGCTGACGCCGCGGTGACGCTCAAGCCGCTCGACGTCTTCGCGACGGCACCGGTGCCGGGCGGGACGCGGGCCCACGGCGAGGTGATGGTCGCGAGCCTCGCCACCATCTACAAGAAGCTCCGCTTCACGACGAACGAGAACATCGGCTGGGGACGGATCCACCTGCCGGAGATCGAGCTCCAGACGACCGCCTACTGGCTCACCCTCGGACGCCCGCAGGGGGCATGGTCGCGGCGCGAGCTCGACATCGCGCTCCTCGGGGCCGGGCGGGCGATCCAGGCGGTGGCGGCGATCCTGCTCATGGTCGACCCGCGCGACCTCGGGCTCGTCAGCCAGGTCCGCTCACCGCACCACGAGGCCCCCACGATCTACCTCTACGACGGCGTGCCCGGCGGCGTGGGGCTCGCCGAACGCCTGTATGAGCGGCACGACGAGCTGATCGAGGGCGCCGCGAGCCTCGTCGCGAGCTGTCCATGCGACGCCGGATGCCCTGCTTGCACCGGCCCCCGCCTCGAACCCGACGTCGACGCCAGGGCATCCGCGCTCCGCCTGCTCGGCGAGATCGTCGGGCTCGGCACGCGCGGCGCGATCGGCGGGGCGACCGTTCGGTGA
- a CDS encoding D-2-hydroxyacid dehydrogenase has translation MKEEPRSLGGPGLGPDGVPLAIALTPILSARYRVRDLDRIRAAAPGARIVSVSTEGLADGPLDEVEVLLRGWLSADAFDRILARAPRLRWVHSASAGVERVLTPAGRDRGLVITNARGVFSEPIAEYVLMMILAVSRRLPQLLELQRERTWQPLEGAELRDVTVGIVGLGSIGRAVADLASAFGCRVVATRRRGEGGEDHGPARILGPDGLAELLAESDFIVLAAPLTAETESLIDAEALARVKPGAWLINVARGRLVDERALVRALREGPLGGAVLDTFRDEPLPPGSPFYDLANVIVTPHTAWSTGRVLDRSVELFCDNLRRYAAGEPLHNAVDPTVGY, from the coding sequence GTGAAGGAGGAACCGCGATCCCTCGGCGGACCGGGTCTCGGCCCGGACGGTGTCCCGCTCGCGATCGCCCTGACGCCGATCCTGTCGGCGCGCTACCGGGTCCGCGACCTCGACCGGATCCGAGCCGCGGCACCCGGTGCGCGCATCGTGTCCGTCTCCACGGAAGGCCTCGCGGACGGGCCGCTCGACGAGGTGGAGGTCCTCCTGCGCGGCTGGCTCTCGGCGGACGCGTTCGATCGCATCCTCGCCCGGGCGCCCCGCCTCCGGTGGGTCCATTCCGCCTCGGCCGGGGTCGAGCGGGTCCTCACGCCGGCGGGCCGGGATCGCGGTCTCGTCATCACCAACGCCCGCGGCGTCTTCTCGGAGCCGATCGCCGAGTACGTCCTCATGATGATCCTCGCGGTGAGCCGGCGACTCCCGCAGCTCCTCGAGCTGCAACGGGAGCGGACGTGGCAACCCCTCGAGGGCGCCGAGCTGCGCGACGTGACCGTGGGGATCGTCGGGCTCGGGTCGATCGGACGGGCCGTCGCCGACCTGGCCTCCGCGTTCGGCTGCCGGGTCGTCGCCACCCGCCGTCGGGGCGAGGGCGGCGAGGACCACGGACCCGCCCGTATCCTTGGTCCCGATGGGCTTGCGGAGCTGCTCGCGGAGTCCGACTTCATCGTCCTTGCCGCGCCGCTCACCGCCGAGACCGAGAGCCTCATCGACGCAGAGGCGCTCGCCCGCGTGAAGCCCGGGGCATGGCTCATCAATGTCGCCCGCGGTCGCCTCGTCGACGAGCGTGCGCTCGTGCGGGCCCTCCGCGAGGGACCTCTCGGCGGGGCGGTGCTCGACACGTTCCGCGATGAGCCGCTCCCGCCGGGCTCCCCGTTCTACGATCTCGCGAACGTCATCGTCACGCCGCATACCGCCTGGTCGACGGGCCGCGTCCTCGACCGGAGCGTCGAGCTGTTCTGCGACAACCTCCGCCGATATGCAGCGGGCGAGCCACTCCACAATGCGGTCGATCCGACCGTCGGGTACTGA
- a CDS encoding DUF1326 domain-containing protein, whose amino-acid sequence MAWRLDGTYFENCSCEVGCPCTVADFSAPADHERCRFLMAFHVDSGKVDDVDVSGLTVGVFGDTPAMMVEGNWKVGLFMDSNASAQQGAKLASVFSGQIGGPMAGLAPLITEMLGMESASIEYRSDGRHHSVKIGDGVAIEVDDVSSPLDPAADAPKVTGVHHPAGASLTVARSTASRISAFGYDIALVGKSGFSAPFSWAG is encoded by the coding sequence ATGGCCTGGCGATTGGACGGCACCTACTTCGAGAACTGTAGCTGCGAGGTCGGGTGTCCATGCACCGTGGCCGACTTCTCGGCCCCTGCGGATCATGAGCGGTGCCGGTTCCTCATGGCCTTCCACGTCGACTCGGGCAAGGTCGACGACGTGGACGTCAGCGGGCTGACCGTCGGCGTCTTCGGCGATACGCCCGCCATGATGGTCGAAGGCAACTGGAAGGTCGGACTGTTCATGGATTCCAACGCATCGGCGCAGCAGGGAGCCAAGCTCGCGAGCGTGTTCTCCGGGCAGATCGGTGGGCCCATGGCTGGCCTCGCACCGTTGATCACGGAAATGCTCGGGATGGAGTCGGCATCGATCGAGTACCGCAGCGACGGACGTCACCACAGCGTGAAGATCGGCGATGGCGTCGCGATCGAGGTCGATGACGTCTCCTCACCGCTCGATCCTGCCGCCGATGCGCCGAAGGTGACCGGCGTGCATCACCCCGCGGGCGCATCGCTCACGGTCGCGCGGTCGACCGCATCCCGCATCTCGGCGTTCGGCTACGACATCGCCCTCGTCGGCAAGAGCGGGTTCTCGGCGCCATTCTCGTGGGCGGGGTAG
- a CDS encoding ribonuclease H-like domain-containing protein: MSPNATLERRLANHRAGHSAGPAGIHLEPQGEAPAVRLAAALGGEVVETSRGRYIRCDLPPTTVPLDRGRLALLPGMPPASVPLVCLDTETTGLATAAGTIAFLVGIGWWEGATFRRVQLVVPDQPDEPAMLGALADLVPADAWLVTYNGHGFDWPLLEARFRMDRRAAPSRAGHLDLLPFVRRVFRHRMTDARLRTVERELLDLHRRGDVEGAEIPGRYLAFLRGGTAGPLVDVARHNALDVWSLATLLAHIDRTVADPDLRRSAHRGDLAAVARLFRRERRHAEALACLDAALDADRAWDATARTRGVEDPHLTPDPRRIRDGIAAERARTLRRLGRHAEALAAWRELATASRPLAALAIVEIAKALEHAWTDPIAALAIVERGRVVAERGRAMGRPMPIFEADLARRRRRLAARIARHLSAGVPASARKLRDPPLHGLPRGNPGESGTLEDEGRCGGREAQVELCPEPAADEPRLDAGGEERGEEDVAGSGRVDDRRWPDTRPAAHPRRTSGTATQRNAAVRALGEDERRARMQQLAERRERDVRVEVVAAHAHDVRALDDRSAAWSPVADALARRHLAEESLPAGRDERASGDGGGPTVPELVRDSREEPARGVRPGSRDGLVGDAVGG, from the coding sequence GTGAGCCCCAACGCGACGCTCGAGCGCCGCCTCGCGAATCATCGAGCGGGCCACTCGGCGGGGCCGGCCGGGATCCATCTCGAACCGCAAGGCGAGGCGCCCGCCGTTCGACTCGCCGCCGCGCTCGGCGGCGAGGTCGTCGAGACGTCGCGCGGGCGATACATCCGCTGCGACCTTCCACCCACGACCGTGCCGCTCGACCGCGGCCGGCTCGCGCTGCTGCCGGGAATGCCGCCGGCGTCGGTCCCCCTGGTCTGCCTCGACACGGAGACGACGGGCCTCGCGACGGCGGCCGGCACGATCGCCTTCCTGGTCGGGATCGGCTGGTGGGAGGGTGCGACGTTCCGGCGAGTCCAGCTCGTCGTGCCCGACCAGCCGGACGAGCCGGCGATGCTCGGCGCGCTCGCCGACCTCGTGCCCGCCGATGCCTGGCTCGTCACGTACAACGGGCACGGCTTCGACTGGCCGCTCCTCGAAGCCCGCTTCCGGATGGACCGCCGCGCTGCCCCGAGCCGTGCCGGCCATCTCGATCTCCTGCCGTTCGTCCGTCGCGTATTCCGCCACCGGATGACGGATGCGCGACTCCGCACCGTCGAACGCGAGCTGCTCGACCTCCATCGGCGTGGCGACGTCGAGGGAGCCGAGATCCCCGGCCGATACCTCGCCTTCCTCCGAGGCGGCACGGCGGGGCCGCTCGTGGACGTCGCGCGCCACAACGCGCTCGACGTGTGGTCCCTCGCCACCCTCCTCGCCCACATCGACCGGACGGTCGCCGACCCGGATCTCCGGCGAAGCGCCCATCGCGGCGATCTCGCCGCCGTCGCCCGCCTGTTCCGGCGCGAGCGTCGGCACGCGGAGGCCCTCGCCTGCCTCGACGCCGCTCTCGACGCGGATCGGGCGTGGGACGCCACGGCCCGGACGCGCGGCGTCGAGGACCCGCACCTGACGCCCGATCCGCGACGGATCCGCGATGGCATCGCCGCAGAGCGGGCTCGGACCCTGCGGCGCCTCGGCCGCCACGCGGAGGCGCTCGCGGCCTGGCGGGAGCTCGCGACCGCCAGCCGTCCCCTCGCGGCGCTCGCGATCGTCGAGATCGCGAAGGCGCTCGAGCACGCGTGGACGGATCCGATCGCCGCCCTCGCGATCGTCGAGCGCGGACGCGTGGTCGCCGAACGAGGGCGGGCCATGGGTCGGCCGATGCCGATCTTCGAGGCGGACCTCGCCCGACGCCGACGTCGCCTGGCGGCGAGGATCGCCCGCCACCTATCCGCCGGCGTCCCCGCCTCCGCGCGGAAGCTCCGCGATCCTCCGCTTCACGGCCTCCCTCGTGGGAACCCCGGCGAGTCCGGGACCCTCGAGGACGAGGGACGCTGCGGCGGCCGCGAGGCGCAGGTCGAGCTGTGCCCCGAGCCGGCCGCCGACGAGCCGCGGCTCGACGCGGGCGGCGAGGAGCGCGGCGAGGAAGACGTCGCCGGCTCCGGTCGGGTCGACGATCGCCGCTGGCCGGATACCCGGCCAGCGGCGCATCCTCGTCGGACCTCCGGAACCGCCACCCAGCGCAATGCCGCCGTTCGCGCCCTGGGTGAGGACGAGCGTCGCGCCCGGATGCAACAGCTCGCAGAGCGTCGCGAGCGGGACGTCCGCGTCGAGGTCGTCGCGGCTCACGCCCACGATGTCCGAGCGCTCGATGATCGGAGCGCGGCCTGGAGCCCGGTGGCGGACGCGCTCGCCCGACGTCACCTCGCGGAGGAGTCCCTGCCAGCCGGTCGCGACGAGCGCGCCAGCGGGGACGGCGGCGGCCCAACCGTCCCCGAGCTCGTCCGCGACAGCCGCGAAGAGCCAGCCCGGGGCGTCCGCCCAGGCTCGCGGGATGGCCTCGTGGGGGACGCGGTCGGAGGGTGA
- the ychF gene encoding redox-regulated ATPase YchF, whose product MQIAIVGLAGAGKTTVFNTLTRGHAETGGFGGVQLNVGVVKVPDERLERLAAIFRPKKIVQADVTYVDLPAPPASTEGRIGTEELPAEHLARLRDSDALLHVVRAFDNPAMPHPDGSVDPARDLERLDLEFILADLAMVERRLERLAATGRHGTPAEREANEREEAILRRLVGPLRAGTPIRDAGLERDEEKALRGFRFLTQKPVLVLLNIGEGDLPRSAELIAAIVARYDHRHSLVDALSARIEMELGELEPGEAAAFMEELGLHGSSLDRVIALSYRLLGLVSFLTAGPDEVRAWPIAAESTAVEAAGTIHTDLARGFIRAEVIAYEDLLALGSTAEARRHGKLRSEGKTYRVRDGDVLEVLFSR is encoded by the coding sequence ATGCAGATCGCGATCGTCGGCCTTGCCGGCGCGGGCAAGACCACGGTCTTCAACACCCTGACACGCGGCCATGCGGAGACCGGCGGCTTCGGCGGCGTCCAGCTCAACGTCGGCGTCGTCAAGGTCCCGGACGAGCGGCTCGAGCGGCTCGCCGCCATCTTTCGCCCCAAGAAGATCGTGCAGGCGGACGTGACGTACGTTGACCTCCCGGCGCCCCCGGCGTCGACCGAGGGCCGGATCGGGACCGAGGAGCTGCCAGCGGAACACCTCGCCCGGCTGCGCGACTCGGACGCGCTCCTCCACGTCGTCCGCGCGTTCGACAACCCCGCGATGCCGCACCCGGACGGCTCGGTCGACCCGGCCCGCGATCTCGAGCGGCTCGATCTCGAGTTCATCCTCGCGGACCTCGCGATGGTCGAGCGGCGCCTCGAACGGCTCGCGGCGACCGGGCGTCACGGGACACCGGCCGAGCGGGAGGCGAACGAACGGGAGGAGGCGATCCTGCGCCGCCTTGTCGGGCCGCTTCGCGCGGGGACGCCGATCCGCGACGCCGGCCTCGAGCGCGACGAAGAGAAGGCGCTCCGCGGGTTCCGCTTCCTCACCCAGAAGCCGGTCCTCGTCCTCCTCAACATCGGGGAGGGAGACCTGCCGCGGTCCGCCGAGCTCATCGCGGCGATCGTCGCCCGATATGACCATCGGCACTCGCTCGTGGACGCGCTCTCCGCCCGCATCGAGATGGAGCTCGGCGAGCTCGAGCCGGGCGAGGCGGCCGCCTTCATGGAGGAGCTCGGCCTCCACGGTTCGAGCCTCGATCGGGTCATCGCCCTCTCGTACCGGCTGCTCGGGCTCGTGAGCTTTCTCACGGCCGGTCCGGACGAAGTGCGTGCCTGGCCGATCGCGGCAGAGTCCACGGCGGTCGAGGCCGCCGGGACGATCCACACGGACCTCGCTCGAGGCTTCATCCGCGCCGAGGTCATCGCCTACGAGGATCTCCTCGCCCTCGGCTCGACGGCGGAGGCGCGTCGCCACGGCAAGCTCCGCTCGGAGGGAAAGACCTATCGCGTCCGCGACGGCGACGTCCTCGAGGTGCTCTTCAGCCGGTAG
- a CDS encoding DUF2182 domain-containing protein codes for MSGTMGLALPAFLVAWTVMMAAMMLPSVAPVASLYARSISGRRALRLTLFTGGYLAVWASAGVLAFALGGFISRLAEGDGRLGTAAGVVAYLGCGLYQLSPLKYRCLAHCRSPLSLFLMYSSYQGVLRDLRVGVHHGAYCLACCWALMVVLLALGAMSVVPMLILAAVVLTEKLWSRGEAFARLVGVACLGLAIATIRIPELAPGFMPSTAGM; via the coding sequence ATGTCCGGCACCATGGGCCTGGCGCTACCGGCATTTCTGGTCGCCTGGACCGTGATGATGGCCGCCATGATGCTGCCGTCCGTCGCGCCGGTGGCCTCCCTCTACGCCCGGTCGATCTCCGGGCGTCGCGCCCTGCGCCTGACCCTGTTCACCGGCGGCTATCTGGCGGTCTGGGCGTCTGCGGGCGTGCTCGCGTTCGCGCTCGGCGGGTTCATCTCGCGGCTGGCCGAGGGGGATGGGCGACTCGGGACCGCGGCGGGAGTCGTCGCATATCTGGGCTGCGGCCTGTACCAGTTATCGCCGCTCAAGTACCGCTGCCTGGCGCACTGCCGCTCTCCCCTGTCGCTCTTCCTCATGTACAGCTCCTACCAGGGCGTACTGCGAGACCTGCGTGTGGGCGTGCACCACGGCGCCTACTGCCTGGCCTGCTGCTGGGCGCTCATGGTGGTCCTGCTCGCTCTTGGGGCGATGAGCGTCGTCCCGATGCTGATCCTCGCGGCGGTGGTCCTCACGGAGAAGCTCTGGTCGAGGGGAGAAGCCTTCGCGCGACTCGTCGGGGTCGCCTGCCTCGGCCTGGCGATCGCGACGATCCGGATCCCCGAGCTCGCACCCGGATTCATGCCAAGCACGGCAGGCATGTAG